The following coding sequences are from one Gossypium hirsutum isolate 1008001.06 chromosome A12, Gossypium_hirsutum_v2.1, whole genome shotgun sequence window:
- the LOC107927194 gene encoding caffeoylshikimate esterase, translating into MALKSSNLLRSHLFYGFLLKWRREKSRVMAKPLKFKGVDEELQKILDANMDEAPARRRAREAFKHIQLGLDHILFKTPLDGLKMKESYEVNSRGLEIFSKSWLPQTSYPKAMVFFCHGYGDTCTFFAEGIARKLASCGYGVFAMDYPGFGLSEGLHGYIHRFDWLVDDVIEQYTKIKENPEFRTLPCYLFGESLGGAVALKMHLKQPNAWSGACLVAPMCKIADDMVPPWILKQILIGVANILPKQKLVPQKDLAEAAFRDIKKRELTPYNVIAYKDKPRLRTAVEMLRTTAEIEQHLEKVSLPILILHGENDIVTDPAVSKALYEKASSSDKNIIIYKDAGHSLLEGEPDDMINRVFSDIISWLDEHSSNTAG; encoded by the exons ATGGCTTTGAAATCTTCAAACTTGCTCCGGAGTCATCTTTTTTATG GGTTTTTGTTGAAGTGGAGAAGAGAAAAAAGCAGAGTAATGGCTAAGCCCCTTAAGTTTAAAGGGGTGGATGAAGAGTTGCAGAAGATTTTGGATGCTAATATGGATGAAGCACCTGCTAGAAGGAGAGCCAGGGAAGCCTTTAAGCATATTCAACTTGGACTTGATCATATTTTGTTCAAG ACACCTCTTGATGGGCTGAAGATGAAGGAG TCATATGAGGTGAATTCTAGGGGACTGGAAATTTTCTCAAAAAGTTGGCTTCCACAGACCTCTTACCCCAAGGCAATGGTGTTCTTTTGTCATGGTTATGGAGACACTTGCACATTTTTTGCTGAAG GGATTGCCAGGAAATTGGCATCATGTGGATATGGAGTTTTTGCAATGGATTACCCTGGATTTGGCCTGTCTGAAGGTCTTCATGGCTATATTCACAGATTTGACTGGCTTGTGGATGATGTGATTGAGCAATACACCAAAATTAAAG AGAATCCTGAGTTTCGGACTCTTCCATGCTACCTCTTTGGCGAGTCATTGGGTGGAGCTGTAGCTCTAAAGATGCACTTAAAACAACCTAATGCCTGGAGTGGTGCCTGTCTTGTTGCTCCTATGTGCAAA ATCGCAGATGACATGGTTCCACCCTGGATACTGAAGCAAATTCTGATCGGTGTAGCTAATATTCTTCCAAAACAGAAGTTAGTACCACAGAAGGATTTGGCAGAGGCGGCATTTAGAGACATTAAAAAGAGAGAACTG ACACCCTATAATGTTATTGCTTACAAGGACAAGCCACGCTTACGGACTGCGGTGGAGATGTTGAGAACGACAGCCGAAATAGAACAACATTTGGAGAAG GTTTCGCTTCCAATATTAATCTTGCATGGAGAGAACGATATCGTTACGGACCCAGCTGTGAGCAAAGCATTGTATGAAAAAGCAAGCAGCTCAGACAAGAACATTATTATATACAAGGATGCTGGCCATTCTCTTCTTGAAGGTGAACCAGATGATATGATTAACAGAGTTTTTAGTGACATAATTTCTTGGCTTGATGAACATAGCAGTAATACTGCAGGCTAA